A window of Eubacteriaceae bacterium ES3 contains these coding sequences:
- the trpC gene encoding indole-3-glycerol phosphate synthase TrpC — protein sequence MILDKIVESTKRRLEKLKSEKTLNELKNEILINKEPFAFEKALRNSELSFICEIKKASPSKGIIDPDFDYLSIAQEYERAGADAISVLTEPEYFKGSDEILKDVKALVSIPVIRKDFTIDAYQIYEAALIGADAILLICSILTEDQLRDFIDIADNLGLSALVEAHNEKEIEMALHSGARIIGVNNRDLKTFDVNINNSIELRKFVPRSILFVSESGIRNAEDIKRLRENQTDAVLIGETLMKSENKKDMLDQLKGLVHEI from the coding sequence ATGATTCTTGATAAAATTGTTGAATCCACAAAACGTCGCCTGGAAAAGCTTAAGTCTGAAAAAACATTGAACGAATTAAAAAATGAAATTTTAATAAATAAAGAACCATTTGCGTTTGAAAAAGCACTTAGGAATAGCGAGCTTTCTTTTATTTGCGAGATAAAAAAGGCGTCACCATCCAAGGGGATCATTGATCCGGATTTTGACTACCTATCAATCGCTCAGGAATACGAAAGAGCGGGAGCCGATGCGATATCAGTTTTGACAGAACCGGAGTATTTTAAAGGTTCGGACGAAATATTAAAAGATGTTAAGGCGCTTGTTTCGATCCCTGTAATCAGAAAAGACTTTACGATCGATGCCTACCAGATTTATGAAGCTGCTTTAATTGGAGCTGATGCAATCCTGCTAATCTGCTCTATTTTAACAGAAGATCAGTTGAGAGACTTTATTGATATAGCAGATAATCTTGGGTTATCTGCCTTAGTAGAAGCGCACAACGAGAAGGAAATAGAAATGGCCTTGCATTCAGGGGCTAGAATTATCGGTGTCAATAATCGGGACTTAAAGACGTTTGACGTCAATATTAATAACAGTATTGAACTTAGGAAATTTGTTCCCAGGTCGATTTTATTCGTTTCTGAAAGTGGGATTAGAAATGCAGAAGATATTAAGAGGCTTAGAGAAAACCAGACTGATGCCGTTTTAATTGGTGAAACGCTGATGAAAAGTGAAAATAAAAAAGATATGCTCGATCAGCTAAAGGGTTTAGTACATGAAATCTAA
- a CDS encoding late competence development ComFB family protein: protein MVKNYMEEVVEDILPKLLASYEGICTCEKCKDDIRAIALNKLRPAYFVSHKGFLFTKMEETLVQSKTDVIHELTNAIEIVSKNPMHQ from the coding sequence ATGGTTAAAAATTATATGGAAGAAGTTGTTGAAGACATATTGCCTAAACTATTGGCGTCTTATGAAGGGATCTGTACTTGTGAGAAGTGTAAGGATGATATCAGAGCTATTGCACTTAACAAACTTCGCCCGGCATATTTTGTATCACACAAGGGTTTTCTTTTTACAAAAATGGAAGAAACTCTTGTCCAATCCAAGACAGATGTGATTCATGAACTGACCAACGCTATTGAGATTGTTTCAAAAAATCCCATGCATCAATAA
- the trpA gene encoding tryptophan synthase subunit alpha: MSRIKQAFKQKKALIGFLTGGDPSIEKTIDYIFEMEKAGVDLIEIGIPFSDPVAEGIVIEKANARALQAGTTTDSLFKMVKKIREKTQIPLVFLTYMNPVFVYGVERFFKTCLEVGIDGVIIPDLPYEERDEVLALSQKYEVDRITLIAPTSHDRIIKLAKSATGFIYLVSSMGVTGVRKEINTDLKTILSEIRKVSETPVAVGFGISTPEQVQAIGKDSDGVIVGSAIVRIIEEYGKEADLYLSEYLKKLKENLPEI, from the coding sequence ATGAGTAGAATCAAACAGGCTTTTAAACAAAAAAAAGCACTAATTGGATTTTTAACTGGGGGGGATCCTTCAATAGAAAAAACAATAGATTATATTTTTGAAATGGAAAAAGCTGGTGTTGACTTGATCGAAATAGGAATTCCCTTTTCTGACCCGGTAGCTGAAGGGATTGTAATTGAAAAGGCTAATGCGCGGGCACTTCAGGCGGGAACAACGACAGATTCGCTTTTCAAAATGGTAAAAAAGATTAGAGAGAAAACGCAGATTCCATTGGTTTTCTTAACTTATATGAATCCTGTTTTTGTCTACGGCGTAGAACGGTTTTTTAAAACTTGTCTGGAAGTAGGTATTGACGGTGTGATTATTCCTGACCTTCCCTATGAAGAAAGAGATGAGGTGCTGGCCTTATCTCAAAAATACGAAGTTGATCGGATCACCCTAATCGCACCGACGTCACATGACCGAATTATTAAATTAGCTAAATCAGCGACCGGATTTATTTATCTTGTTTCTTCAATGGGAGTTACAGGAGTAAGAAAAGAAATTAACACTGATCTAAAAACAATTCTATCAGAAATAAGAAAAGTAAGTGAAACGCCTGTAGCAGTCGGATTTGGGATATCTACGCCAGAACAGGTTCAGGCAATAGGTAAAGATTCTGACGGAGTAATCGTAGGTAGTGCCATTGTAAGAATTATTGAAGAGTATGGCAAAGAAGCAGACTTATATCTATCTGAGTATTTGAAAAAACTGAAAGAAAATTTGCCAGAAATTTAA
- a CDS encoding aminodeoxychorismate/anthranilate synthase component II — translation MILLIDNYDSFSYNLYQYVGMLDPDIKVIRNNEFSVDEVKRFNPDAIIISPGPGKPSDAGICEEVIQKLKGSCPILGVCLGHQAICEVFGGKVSLAKTLMHGKKSNVHISNSSPIFSGLAPIIQGARYHSLSAVRESLPDELLIIAEDDEGEVMAVKHRDYEIYGIQFHPESILTENGERIIKNFLELRS, via the coding sequence ATGATTTTATTGATTGATAATTATGACAGTTTTTCTTATAACTTGTATCAGTATGTAGGAATGCTTGATCCAGATATTAAGGTGATCCGAAATAACGAATTTTCGGTTGATGAGGTCAAAAGGTTTAATCCAGATGCGATTATCATTTCTCCAGGCCCGGGTAAACCTTCAGATGCTGGCATCTGCGAAGAGGTAATTCAAAAACTGAAAGGCAGCTGTCCCATCTTAGGAGTTTGCTTGGGGCATCAGGCTATCTGTGAAGTATTCGGTGGCAAAGTCTCTTTAGCCAAAACCTTGATGCATGGGAAAAAGAGTAATGTCCATATATCCAACAGCAGTCCAATCTTTAGCGGTCTTGCACCAATTATTCAGGGAGCAAGGTATCATTCACTTTCGGCGGTACGGGAAAGCCTGCCAGACGAACTCCTGATAATAGCTGAGGATGATGAAGGGGAAGTGATGGCCGTCAAACATCGTGATTATGAAATCTATGGAATACAGTTCCATCCAGAATCTATCCTGACAGAAAATGGTGAGCGTATTATCAAAAATTTTTTAGAATTAAGGAGTTGA
- a CDS encoding phosphoribosylanthranilate isomerase, with amino-acid sequence MKSKIKICGLSRMEDIEAVNLYLPDYIGFVFAKSRRQIDLKRAEVLKNKLDPQIEAVGIFVNHPVDEVVEIIKSGAINIVQLHGDETDEYIRDLKDKLPSEKNLIIKAIRVKSKPILQTDNLVDYYLFDTYVESHYGGAGIGFNWELIKDIDKPYFLAGGIQLSNVEVAIKQLHPYCIDLSSGVERDGLKDTEKIKEIVEKVRRIK; translated from the coding sequence ATGAAATCTAAAATAAAAATATGTGGTTTAAGTCGGATGGAAGATATTGAAGCTGTAAATCTTTATTTACCAGACTATATTGGCTTTGTCTTTGCAAAAAGCCGGCGTCAAATAGATTTAAAAAGGGCAGAAGTTTTAAAAAACAAACTAGACCCCCAAATTGAAGCTGTGGGTATTTTTGTTAATCATCCTGTTGATGAGGTGGTTGAGATCATTAAGTCTGGGGCAATCAATATCGTACAGCTTCATGGTGATGAGACTGATGAGTATATTCGGGATTTAAAAGATAAATTACCCTCCGAAAAAAACTTAATTATCAAAGCGATTAGAGTAAAAAGCAAACCAATTTTACAAACTGATAATCTGGTTGATTATTATCTATTTGATACTTATGTTGAAAGTCATTATGGTGGTGCTGGAATAGGTTTTAACTGGGAGCTTATAAAAGATATTGATAAGCCTTATTTTTTAGCTGGAGGCATACAATTGTCAAATGTAGAAGTTGCCATTAAGCAGCTTCATCCATATTGTATCGATTTAAGCAGTGGTGTTGAACGCGATGGTCTAAAGGATACTGAGAAGATTAAAGAAATAGTTGAAAAAGTCAGGAGAATCAAATGA
- a CDS encoding IS1380 family transposase, with the protein MSSLDALQLESNKKIKINFDGGDLSSDSGLILIKEFAHKFSFHKHVSNFKTDEKTSRQHKDDQNLCQMVYQIIAGYFEDDDADELTNEPVFTNILGKKALASQPTLLRFWNRMDDKTLPKFDAIIKAMRTSAYKIKRPKQVLLDLDSTLLNTYGKQEGEGFNYHYRVHGYHPLLCYDGLTGDLLKADLRDGTDYSSTGVVDFMQPLLDEYFTEYPDIELYLRGDSGFATPDLYKQCETNGVSYAIRLKANSVLNDKAKHLDHEIFEAMKEDMSQYIVRYDEFYYKAGKWEYPRRVVVKVEKPCNQFTIQHSFIVTNMDLKPEEILRYYRNRGTMENFIKESKSGFGFASTGSKSKVVNANRLQLHVLAYNLFNCFRRLVLPKSMKKMQIDTIRLKLLKIASKIVKAASYIYFKLCSSCPYKDEFYKTLENIRQLPQLE; encoded by the coding sequence ATGTCTAGTTTAGATGCACTTCAGTTAGAAAGCAATAAAAAAATCAAAATAAATTTCGATGGCGGTGATTTATCCTCTGATTCCGGACTGATTCTGATCAAAGAATTTGCTCATAAATTCAGTTTCCATAAACATGTCAGCAACTTCAAAACTGATGAGAAGACCAGTCGTCAGCATAAGGATGATCAAAACCTGTGCCAAATGGTATATCAGATCATTGCTGGTTACTTTGAAGATGACGATGCTGATGAATTGACAAATGAACCTGTCTTTACAAACATTCTGGGTAAAAAAGCACTGGCTTCTCAACCGACTCTGTTAAGATTCTGGAACCGGATGGATGATAAAACGCTGCCAAAATTTGATGCCATCATTAAAGCAATGCGGACATCTGCTTATAAAATAAAACGTCCAAAACAGGTATTGCTGGATTTGGACTCCACCCTATTGAATACCTATGGAAAACAGGAAGGTGAAGGTTTCAACTATCATTACAGGGTACATGGTTATCATCCATTACTTTGTTACGACGGATTAACCGGTGATCTGCTGAAAGCAGATCTCCGTGATGGAACGGACTACAGTTCCACTGGGGTTGTTGATTTTATGCAACCTCTACTTGATGAATATTTCACGGAGTATCCCGACATAGAGCTGTATTTACGTGGTGACAGCGGGTTTGCAACGCCTGATTTGTACAAGCAATGCGAAACCAATGGTGTGTCTTATGCGATCCGTTTAAAAGCGAACAGTGTTTTAAATGACAAAGCGAAACATCTTGATCATGAAATATTTGAAGCGATGAAAGAAGATATGTCCCAGTATATTGTCCGCTATGATGAGTTTTATTACAAAGCAGGCAAGTGGGAGTACCCGCGCAGGGTAGTTGTTAAAGTGGAGAAACCTTGCAATCAGTTCACCATTCAGCATTCCTTCATTGTAACCAATATGGACTTGAAACCTGAAGAAATCCTAAGATACTATCGTAACCGAGGCACTATGGAGAATTTCATCAAAGAAAGCAAGTCCGGATTTGGCTTCGCTTCTACCGGAAGTAAATCCAAAGTAGTCAATGCCAACCGACTGCAACTGCATGTGTTGGCTTATAATCTGTTTAATTGTTTCAGACGATTGGTTCTGCCGAAGAGCATGAAAAAGATGCAGATCGATACCATTCGTTTAAAGCTGCTAAAAATTGCTTCGAAAATCGTAAAAGCAGCAAGCTATATTTATTTCAAGCTATGTAGCAGTTGTCCCTACAAAGATGAATTTTATAAAACTTTAGAAAATATCAGACAACTTCCGCAGCTGGAATAA
- the dhaK gene encoding dihydroxyacetone kinase subunit DhaK, which yields MKKFINDVENVENEMLEGIVLAHPEYVTRLEGFDVLVRSDKKAGKVALVSGGGSGHEPSHGGFVGKGMLDGAVAGSVFTSPTPDQVFEAIKAVDAGEGVLLVIKNYTGDIMNFEMAAELAEGEGIKVTNVVTNDDVAVEDSLYTTGRRGVAGTVFVHKIAGAKAETGASLEEVKAVAEKVIANVRTMGVALKPCTVPAAGKPGFELTEEEMELGIGIHGEPGTERKPIQTADQIVDYLMERILKDMNPSAGDEVTVMVNGAGATPPMELYILNRRVQQILAEKGIKVFKTFVGDYMTSIDMAGASITLLKMDDELKELLVAEADTIGFKM from the coding sequence ATGAAAAAATTTATTAATGATGTTGAAAACGTTGAAAATGAAATGCTGGAAGGTATTGTTCTGGCGCATCCCGAATATGTAACACGTTTGGAAGGTTTCGATGTTCTTGTACGATCGGATAAAAAAGCTGGAAAAGTTGCACTTGTGAGTGGCGGTGGCAGTGGTCATGAACCATCTCATGGCGGTTTTGTTGGAAAAGGCATGCTTGACGGAGCGGTTGCTGGGTCCGTTTTTACCTCTCCTACACCAGATCAGGTATTTGAAGCAATTAAAGCTGTAGATGCCGGTGAAGGGGTCTTATTAGTTATCAAAAATTACACTGGCGATATTATGAATTTTGAAATGGCTGCAGAACTAGCTGAGGGTGAAGGGATTAAAGTTACTAACGTAGTAACAAATGATGATGTTGCTGTTGAAGACAGTTTATACACAACTGGCCGACGTGGTGTTGCGGGTACAGTTTTTGTGCATAAAATTGCTGGTGCAAAAGCCGAAACAGGAGCAAGTCTTGAAGAAGTAAAGGCCGTTGCAGAAAAAGTAATTGCTAATGTCAGAACCATGGGTGTAGCATTAAAACCTTGTACAGTACCGGCTGCTGGTAAGCCAGGTTTTGAATTAACAGAAGAAGAGATGGAATTGGGAATTGGAATTCACGGTGAACCGGGAACTGAACGAAAACCGATTCAGACTGCAGATCAAATCGTTGACTATTTAATGGAAAGAATTTTAAAAGATATGAATCCATCAGCTGGAGATGAAGTTACTGTAATGGTCAATGGTGCAGGTGCTACTCCACCGATGGAATTATACATTCTTAATCGACGTGTTCAGCAGATCCTGGCGGAAAAAGGAATTAAAGTGTTTAAAACTTTCGTAGGCGATTATATGACATCCATAGACATGGCTGGTGCTTCAATTACATTATTGAAAATGGATGATGAATTAAAAGAATTATTAGTTGCTGAAGCTGATACTATCGGCTTTAAAATGTAG
- the dhaM gene encoding dihydroxyacetone kinase phosphoryl donor subunit DhaM: MVGIVIVSHSQKIAEGAVELASQMAPEAKLVAAGGMEDGGIGTDINKIMSAIKSVYSKDGVVILVDLGSAVMSSEMAIEMLDENENIKIIDAPIIESSIFGAVESTIGASMERMLEVFEEVKAYKKF, translated from the coding sequence ATGGTAGGTATTGTTATTGTTTCACACAGTCAAAAAATTGCTGAAGGTGCTGTAGAGTTGGCATCTCAGATGGCCCCTGAAGCTAAGCTGGTCGCTGCAGGTGGGATGGAAGATGGAGGAATTGGTACTGATATTAATAAAATAATGAGTGCTATAAAATCGGTTTACTCAAAAGATGGAGTCGTTATACTTGTTGATTTAGGAAGTGCAGTAATGAGTTCAGAAATGGCTATTGAAATGTTAGATGAAAATGAAAACATTAAAATAATTGATGCACCGATTATTGAATCAAGTATTTTTGGCGCTGTAGAATCTACAATTGGTGCTTCGATGGAGAGAATGCTGGAAGTTTTTGAGGAAGTAAAAGCCTACAAAAAATTCTAA
- the dhaL gene encoding dihydroxyacetone kinase subunit DhaL yields MATKVEVLDFVRLFADKMTEHRQELTDLDQAIGDGDHGINMSRGMKAVMEKLPTFEEKAVDEIFKSVGMTLVSTVGGASGPLYGTAFMKAGMAVKGKEELSDQDIINMIHEAIIGIQSRGKAVKGEKTMLDSIMPALDAVKDSIENGDTIAVAISKGEQAAWDGVEYTKTIIATKGRASYLGERSLGHQDPGATSMAYLFQAAKEVADAK; encoded by the coding sequence ATGGCAACAAAGGTAGAAGTTCTTGATTTTGTCAGACTTTTTGCTGATAAAATGACAGAACATAGACAGGAATTAACAGATTTAGATCAGGCAATTGGAGACGGTGACCATGGGATTAACATGAGTCGCGGAATGAAAGCGGTAATGGAAAAATTACCAACCTTTGAAGAAAAAGCTGTGGACGAAATTTTTAAATCAGTAGGAATGACTTTAGTTTCGACAGTTGGTGGAGCATCAGGTCCTCTTTATGGAACCGCTTTTATGAAGGCTGGGATGGCTGTAAAAGGCAAAGAAGAATTGTCAGACCAGGATATCATAAATATGATTCATGAAGCAATCATTGGTATTCAGTCTCGAGGTAAAGCAGTCAAGGGTGAAAAAACAATGCTTGACAGCATCATGCCTGCGTTAGACGCAGTTAAAGACTCAATCGAAAATGGGGATACTATAGCGGTTGCAATTTCAAAAGGTGAACAGGCTGCCTGGGATGGTGTAGAGTATACAAAGACTATTATAGCGACAAAAGGACGAGCCAGTTACTTAGGCGAACGTAGTCTTGGCCATCAGGATCCAGGGGCTACTTCAATGGCTTATTTATTTCAGGCTGCAAAAGAAGTTGCTGATGCGAAATAA
- the trpB gene encoding tryptophan synthase subunit beta, which yields MSKGKYGVHGGQFIPETLMNAIIELENAYNFYKNDEQFNKELKTLLDEYAGRPSRLYYAKKMTENLNGAKIYLKREDLNHTGSHKINNVLGQALLAKKMGKTRLIAETGAGQHGVATATAAALFGMECEIFMGKEDTDRQALNVYRMRLLGSKVNIVTSGTMTLKDAVNETFREWTKRVDDTHYVLGSVMGPHPFPEMVRDFQSVISKEIKEQIIIKEGRLPDVVLACVGGGSNAMGAFYNFLDDASVKLIGCEAAGRGIDTKEHAATLTKGTLGIFHGMKSYFCQDEYGQIAPVYSISAGLDYPGIGPEHAYLFDTKRAEYVPVTDDEAVEAFEYLSRVEGIIPAIESSHAVAHAIKLAPKMKKNQIMVINISGRGDKDVAAIARYKGENIYE from the coding sequence ATGAGTAAAGGAAAATATGGGGTACATGGTGGTCAGTTTATACCTGAAACCCTAATGAATGCGATAATAGAGCTAGAAAATGCCTATAATTTCTATAAAAATGATGAGCAGTTCAATAAAGAATTGAAAACACTTCTTGATGAATACGCGGGGCGCCCATCACGTTTATATTATGCAAAAAAGATGACTGAAAATTTAAATGGTGCAAAAATATATTTAAAAAGAGAAGATTTAAACCATACAGGATCACATAAAATCAATAATGTCCTTGGGCAAGCCCTTCTCGCTAAAAAAATGGGTAAAACGCGTCTGATAGCTGAAACTGGTGCTGGTCAGCATGGGGTGGCTACGGCTACAGCGGCAGCTCTGTTTGGAATGGAATGTGAGATTTTTATGGGCAAGGAAGATACAGACCGACAGGCTCTTAATGTTTATCGGATGCGTCTACTTGGTTCAAAAGTCAACATTGTAACTTCCGGTACGATGACTTTAAAAGATGCTGTTAATGAAACTTTTAGAGAATGGACGAAACGGGTTGATGATACACATTATGTTTTGGGTTCAGTTATGGGGCCACATCCATTTCCGGAAATGGTCAGGGATTTTCAAAGCGTGATTAGTAAAGAAATAAAGGAACAGATTATTATAAAAGAAGGACGTCTGCCAGATGTTGTATTAGCCTGTGTAGGTGGAGGTAGTAATGCCATGGGAGCCTTTTACAACTTTCTGGATGATGCTTCAGTAAAACTGATTGGATGTGAAGCAGCAGGACGAGGGATTGATACTAAAGAACATGCAGCAACTTTAACAAAGGGTACATTAGGAATTTTTCACGGAATGAAATCATATTTTTGTCAGGACGAATATGGGCAAATTGCTCCAGTTTATTCAATTTCTGCTGGACTGGATTATCCAGGGATTGGACCAGAGCATGCTTATCTTTTTGACACAAAGCGTGCGGAGTATGTACCAGTTACTGACGATGAAGCGGTTGAGGCCTTTGAATATTTATCAAGAGTCGAAGGTATAATACCGGCGATTGAATCGTCTCATGCGGTAGCGCATGCCATTAAACTGGCACCTAAAATGAAAAAAAATCAGATCATGGTTATTAATATCTCAGGACGAGGAGATAAGGACGTGGCAGCAATTGCCCGGTATAAGGGGGAAAATATTTATGAGTAG
- the trpD gene encoding anthranilate phosphoribosyltransferase, whose amino-acid sequence MIKEAIYKVVNGENLSLTEAHSVMDEIMSGNATPAQISAYLTGLRCKGETIDEITGSAMVMREKSTKIFPNGDVLDIVGTGGDEVATFNISTISSFVIAAAGVPVAKHGNRSVSSKCGSADLLESLGVNIMLSANESQEILKRLGICFMFAPTYHSSMKYAAPVRKEMGIRTIFNILGPLANPAGANMTLLGVYDESLVEPMAKVLMKLKVKKGMVVHGHDGLDEITLTNTTSVCEIGDERLNSFLITPEQLGLERCKLDELIGGDVQENAEIARAILKGKKDPKRDIVVMNTAFSLYLAKKGQTLKDCVKIAESVIDSNAALDKLNDLISLTQDITNERKA is encoded by the coding sequence ATGATTAAAGAGGCAATTTACAAAGTTGTAAATGGTGAAAACCTTAGTCTTACAGAAGCTCATTCAGTTATGGACGAAATCATGAGTGGGAATGCTACTCCGGCTCAAATTAGTGCATATCTGACAGGGCTTCGCTGTAAAGGTGAAACGATTGATGAAATTACTGGTTCGGCTATGGTGATGCGGGAAAAGAGTACGAAAATTTTTCCGAACGGCGATGTTCTTGATATCGTCGGAACAGGTGGTGACGAAGTTGCAACCTTTAATATTTCGACTATTTCATCGTTTGTAATAGCAGCCGCAGGTGTCCCAGTTGCAAAACATGGGAATCGAAGTGTCTCCAGTAAATGTGGGAGCGCCGATTTGTTGGAATCTCTAGGGGTTAATATTATGCTGAGTGCTAATGAGAGTCAGGAAATCCTAAAAAGACTCGGAATTTGCTTTATGTTCGCTCCTACCTATCATTCTTCTATGAAATATGCGGCGCCTGTAAGAAAAGAAATGGGGATTAGAACCATTTTTAATATTCTTGGACCATTAGCAAATCCTGCTGGTGCCAATATGACATTGCTGGGAGTTTACGATGAAAGCCTGGTTGAACCGATGGCAAAAGTACTAATGAAATTAAAAGTGAAAAAAGGAATGGTAGTCCACGGACACGATGGATTAGACGAGATCACGCTCACTAATACCACTTCAGTATGTGAAATAGGCGATGAGAGGTTAAATAGCTTTTTAATCACGCCAGAACAGCTGGGGCTGGAAAGATGTAAACTTGATGAGTTGATAGGCGGTGATGTCCAGGAAAATGCAGAAATAGCACGAGCCATTTTAAAGGGTAAAAAGGATCCTAAAAGAGATATAGTTGTGATGAATACAGCCTTTTCACTTTATCTGGCAAAAAAAGGACAAACTTTAAAAGACTGTGTTAAAATCGCAGAATCAGTGATTGATTCAAACGCGGCACTAGACAAACTAAATGACTTAATTAGTCTTACGCAAGATATCACGAATGAGAGAAAAGCATGA